The following coding sequences lie in one Osmerus mordax isolate fOsmMor3 chromosome 13, fOsmMor3.pri, whole genome shotgun sequence genomic window:
- the LOC136955150 gene encoding cAMP-regulated phosphoprotein 19-like, translating into MSEEIEGTRTGEEGLVEDNKDMEDMVIHPEKAEEAKLKARYPNLGHKPGGSDLLRKRLQKGQKYFDSGDYNMAKAKIKNKQLPAATTEKAEITGDHIPTPQDLPQRKPSLVASKLAG; encoded by the exons ATGTCTGAAGAAATTGAAGGAACACGGACGGGTGAGGAGGGACTGGTTGAAGATAACAAA GACATGGAGGATATGGTGATCCACCCTGAAAAGGCAGAGGAGGCCAAACTCAAGGCTCGCTACCCTAATCTGGGGCACAAACCTGGGGGCTCTGACCTGCTCCGTAAACGTTTACAGAAGGGG CAAAAGTATTTTGACTCTGGTGACTACAACATGGCCAAGGCCAAGATAAAGAATAAGCAGCTGCCTGCTGCCACGACAGAGAAGGCTGAGATCACAGGGGACCacatccccaccccccaggaccTGCCCCAGAGGAAACCCTCTCTGGTGGCTAGTAAACTCGCcggctga